A window from Oikeobacillus pervagus encodes these proteins:
- a CDS encoding amino acid adenylation domain-containing protein, giving the protein MTTNNKFLHSKFEDMALKFPNKIAIKHENKSITYNELNQLANGIALTLLNNGIKIGDRIGIVMERSIEMIIGMLGALKVGASYIPLDPLYPKDRINYCLSQAKVNLVLYQTSTSNLLKNDKTKINMDELEPEKSINLPITLTKNEIPAYIIYTSGSTGNPKGVVISHKAIVNHMEWMENEFEWTMNDVFLQKTASGFDASIWEIYAPLSCGALMIIGTSNPFEIADSIKQNNITVVQFVPTVLKLLVEQNQLKKLNSLRLIFSGGEPLHIDLVNSIHNELKIPLINLYGPTEATIDTTFHVCLPEDSNSYLQVPLGKPITNVEIKIVDEQIKEVEVGYSGELMILGEGLALEYFEMPELTNKSFIIDPSTGKRAYLSGDIVKIKEDKTLEFIGRKDNQIKLRGLRIELGEIEVLMRQIPFVNDAIVNVVSENETDWIVAYIRCDEHLPKYEGEIRKRLSDSLPNYMIPNYFVFLREFLYLENGKIDRKKLFLLQFKNKSNKAILMNGISKKIQELWTTLLGQEVNSMDESFQNLGGHSLLAMRLTSKLSYEFNIDLPHNFVFYNPTINKQSQFIEKNSENKTKVISTITHQIDEDLVAPLSMGQQGILFFEDQNDKSAYHISFQLEIKNGIGFEEVSKNIKVLQKKHPILLASIDKDENGELVQRYNEDIVEQNYKKISATSKDNINEIIKKEISKSFDLQKGGFRYFFIQTENSNLAIITFHHIIADGLSTNIFFDELDELLSDPKKRGFEEVNKSFFKFAKSQANTNDEKGLEFWKEYLNGIPDVSRFPASMMKQTKQTRNGSRLTIQLPEILGKNIENLSREKGQSEFSFYFGAAASILAKYSGQRDVCIGVPNANRRSEEEYGAIGNFVNVIPFRINFPEEVALLDIVSNITRDYKELIQFDNVPIEYIIQKILKKRSANHRPLFQVMFVYNRFSTSNLYSSFEVSHAIDSSAKCDLSFIVEYTESSIQLIIEYCTDLFERETIEYLEKEWVEQLNLLIEEQPLLEIFEKEEHIKDSNIKEYGTLDQLIIEQVRNIWNDVLKVEKSDINTDFFDLGGHSLLAMKLINLINKHFSVTLPVSTLFEYPTIEGIAYKLSHINNIHNGVVHLYSNHKKNKIWFIHPAGGQLWCYNDIAKDLKESFDIYGIESAPISNENMQFDDNLLSMAESYALKIMNIQSEGPIYLVGYSFGGVLAYEIAKILQEKDLEIGSLFLLDCHLPKNEEISDFELVFSYASKFTNGSNDGISISYLKEKNKTDLLSYLLELGKKGKHLHDDADIKDVEKGLGIWIANNRAITSHKISNIYSGKVLFVRAEHSDQDSTIGWEQYLKGEWSIFNVPAHHFTIYAQPSASIIADKIKQEVFSTIIN; this is encoded by the coding sequence ATGACAACAAATAATAAATTCCTTCATAGTAAATTTGAAGATATGGCGCTTAAATTCCCAAATAAGATTGCTATAAAACATGAGAACAAGAGCATAACATATAACGAATTAAATCAATTGGCAAATGGTATCGCATTAACTTTATTGAATAATGGTATTAAAATAGGAGATCGGATTGGTATAGTAATGGAACGATCTATTGAAATGATTATTGGAATGTTGGGGGCCTTAAAGGTTGGTGCATCCTATATTCCTTTAGATCCACTATATCCAAAAGATAGAATTAATTATTGTCTATCACAAGCAAAAGTAAATCTCGTACTGTATCAAACCTCAACCTCAAATTTATTAAAGAATGATAAAACTAAAATTAATATGGATGAATTAGAACCTGAAAAAAGTATTAATTTACCAATAACTCTAACCAAAAATGAAATTCCAGCTTATATCATTTATACATCGGGTTCTACGGGAAATCCTAAAGGTGTAGTGATAAGTCATAAAGCAATTGTTAATCATATGGAATGGATGGAAAATGAATTTGAGTGGACAATGAATGATGTTTTTCTACAAAAAACAGCATCGGGATTTGATGCTTCAATATGGGAGATTTATGCTCCTTTGTCTTGTGGAGCACTCATGATTATCGGAACTTCCAATCCCTTTGAGATAGCAGATAGCATAAAGCAAAATAACATTACAGTTGTTCAGTTCGTTCCAACTGTACTTAAACTTTTAGTAGAGCAGAACCAATTAAAAAAGCTTAATTCTCTTCGGTTAATTTTTAGTGGGGGAGAGCCTCTACATATAGATTTAGTTAATAGCATTCATAATGAGTTGAAAATACCATTAATCAACTTATATGGACCTACTGAGGCCACAATAGACACAACTTTTCATGTTTGCCTTCCTGAAGATTCCAACTCTTATCTACAAGTTCCTTTAGGAAAACCGATAACAAATGTAGAGATTAAAATAGTTGATGAACAGATAAAAGAGGTTGAAGTTGGTTATTCAGGGGAGTTAATGATTTTAGGTGAGGGTTTAGCTTTAGAATATTTTGAGATGCCTGAACTGACAAATAAAAGCTTTATAATAGATCCAAGTACAGGGAAAAGAGCTTATTTATCAGGCGATATTGTAAAAATAAAAGAAGATAAAACCTTGGAATTTATTGGACGGAAAGATAATCAAATAAAGTTACGTGGGTTAAGAATTGAACTTGGGGAAATTGAAGTATTAATGCGTCAAATACCGTTCGTAAATGATGCAATAGTGAATGTAGTATCAGAAAATGAAACTGATTGGATAGTAGCTTATATTCGATGTGATGAGCATTTACCAAAATATGAAGGAGAAATTAGGAAAAGATTATCAGATTCTTTACCAAATTATATGATTCCAAATTATTTCGTGTTTTTGAGGGAATTCCTTTATTTGGAAAACGGGAAAATAGACAGAAAAAAATTATTTTTACTTCAATTTAAAAACAAGAGTAATAAGGCAATTTTAATGAATGGTATTTCTAAGAAGATTCAAGAATTATGGACAACATTATTAGGTCAAGAAGTCAATTCAATGGATGAGAGTTTTCAAAATCTAGGTGGACATTCACTATTAGCAATGAGATTAACTAGTAAATTATCTTATGAATTTAATATTGATTTACCTCATAATTTCGTTTTCTATAATCCAACTATAAACAAACAAAGTCAGTTTATTGAAAAAAATTCTGAGAATAAAACAAAAGTAATAAGTACAATTACCCATCAAATAGACGAAGACCTTGTTGCTCCTCTATCTATGGGGCAACAAGGAATTCTCTTTTTTGAAGACCAAAATGATAAATCGGCTTATCATATATCGTTTCAATTAGAAATAAAAAATGGTATTGGCTTTGAAGAAGTTTCAAAAAATATTAAAGTTCTTCAAAAAAAACATCCAATTCTTTTAGCATCAATAGATAAAGATGAGAATGGGGAGTTAGTGCAAAGGTATAATGAAGATATAGTAGAACAAAATTATAAAAAGATTAGTGCTACTAGTAAGGACAATATTAATGAAATAATTAAAAAGGAAATAAGCAAAAGTTTTGACCTTCAAAAAGGAGGATTTAGATATTTCTTTATCCAAACAGAGAATTCTAATCTAGCAATAATTACATTCCATCATATAATTGCTGATGGTCTATCGACTAATATATTTTTTGATGAATTAGATGAGCTCTTGTCTGATCCTAAAAAAAGAGGGTTTGAAGAAGTAAATAAATCATTTTTTAAATTTGCTAAGTCACAAGCAAATACTAATGATGAGAAAGGTTTAGAATTTTGGAAAGAATATTTGAATGGAATTCCTGATGTATCAAGATTTCCTGCTAGTATGATGAAACAAACAAAACAAACAAGAAATGGAAGTAGATTAACGATTCAATTACCAGAGATATTAGGTAAAAATATTGAAAATCTTAGTAGGGAAAAAGGGCAATCTGAATTTTCATTCTATTTCGGGGCTGCTGCATCTATTTTAGCTAAGTATAGTGGACAGAGGGATGTATGCATTGGTGTTCCGAATGCAAATAGAAGAAGTGAAGAAGAGTATGGTGCAATCGGAAACTTTGTTAATGTTATACCTTTTAGAATTAATTTTCCAGAGGAAGTAGCGTTACTGGATATTGTATCAAATATAACTCGTGATTATAAAGAATTAATACAATTTGACAATGTACCAATTGAATATATAATCCAGAAGATATTGAAAAAAAGGAGTGCCAACCATAGACCACTGTTTCAAGTAATGTTTGTTTATAATCGTTTCAGCACTTCCAATTTATACAGTTCTTTTGAAGTATCTCATGCTATTGATAGTTCTGCGAAATGTGATTTAAGCTTTATTGTAGAATACACTGAATCTTCAATTCAATTAATTATAGAATATTGCACAGATTTATTTGAGAGAGAAACAATAGAGTATTTAGAAAAAGAATGGGTAGAGCAATTAAATTTACTAATTGAAGAGCAGCCTCTACTAGAAATCTTTGAGAAGGAAGAACATATAAAAGATAGTAATATTAAAGAATATGGAACACTAGATCAGTTAATTATTGAACAAGTAAGAAATATTTGGAATGACGTGTTGAAAGTTGAGAAAAGTGATATTAATACCGATTTTTTTGATCTAGGTGGTCACTCTCTGCTGGCAATGAAATTAATAAATTTAATAAATAAGCATTTCTCGGTAACTCTTCCTGTATCGACTTTATTTGAATATCCAACAATTGAAGGGATAGCATATAAACTTTCCCATATTAACAATATTCACAATGGAGTAGTCCATCTTTACTCCAACCATAAAAAAAATAAAATTTGGTTCATTCATCCAGCTGGTGGTCAACTGTGGTGTTACAATGATATTGCAAAAGATTTAAAAGAATCCTTTGATATATATGGAATAGAGAGTGCCCCTATTTCAAACGAAAATATGCAGTTTGATGATAATTTACTTAGCATGGCTGAGTCGTATGCACTAAAAATTATGAATATTCAATCAGAGGGTCCTATTTATCTTGTAGGTTATTCATTTGGAGGGGTTCTTGCTTATGAAATAGCTAAAATCCTACAAGAGAAGGATTTAGAGATAGGTTCTTTATTTTTACTAGACTGTCATTTGCCAAAAAATGAAGAAATAAGTGATTTTGAACTTGTATTTTCATATGCATCTAAATTTACCAATGGTTCTAACGATGGCATTTCTATTTCTTATCTAAAGGAAAAAAATAAAACAGATTTATTATCGTACCTCCTGGAATTAGGTAAGAAAGGGAAACATTTACACGATGATGCAGACATTAAGGATGTTGAAAAAGGATTAGGTATTTGGATAGCCAATAATAGAGCAATCACTTCACACAAGATAAGTAATATATATAGTGGTAAGGTACTCTTTGTTCGGGCAGAACATAGTGATCAAGATTCAACAATAGGGTGGGAGCAATATTTAAAGGGAGAATGGTCAATATTTAATGTTCCTGCACATCATTTTACTATTTATGCACAACCTAGTGCGAGTATTATTGCAGATAAAATAAAGCAAGAAGTTTTTTCTACTATAATAAATTAA